The DNA region GACGACCGCCCCTTCGGGCTGCTCCGCTGGAAGCTCGGCACCGGCGGCCAGGTCGTCGAGACGCTCGGAGAGTGGGAGACATCGGTGGGCGGAGCCGCGAACAACACGCTGTACCGGGCGTTCCAGGCGTACCTGGCACGCCGGTGACCGCCACCGAAGCGACCACCACACAGGTCGCGGACCGCGAACCCCGCTCGGTGCTGCGCAACGGCGCCGTCATGGCGGCCGGCTCCATCGTCTCCCGGGCGACCGGCTTCATACGCTCGGCGGTCGTCGTCGCCGCGCTCGGCACCGGACTCCAGGCCGACGGGTACAACGTCGCCAACACCGTGCCCAACATCCTCTACACACTGCTCATCGGCGGCGCCCTCAACGCCGTCTTCGTCCCCGAACTGGTGCGCGCGGCGAAGGACCACGCCGACGGCGGAGCCGCGTACACCGACCGGCTGCTCACTGTCTGCACCGTCGGCCTCCTCGCCCTCACCGGCCTCACGGTCCTCGCCGCCCCGTGGATCGTCTCGGTCTACGCCCCCGGCTACCACCACGCACAGGCCGAACTCACCGTCGCCCTGGCCCGCTACTGCCTGCCGCAGGTCCTCTTCTACGGACTGTTCACCCTCCTCGGGCAAGTACTGAATGCCCGGGGCCGGTTCGGCGCGATGATGTGGACCCCGGTCCTCAACAACGTGGTCGTCATCGCCGTGTTCGGGATCTACCTCGGCATCGCGGCGGGCTCCGACGGCACGCTCACCCAGGCGCAGGCCCAGTGGCTCGGCTGGGGCACTACGGCCGGGATCGCCGTCCAGACGCTCGCCCTGGTGCCCGCGCTGCGCGCCGCGAAGTTCCGCTGGCGGCCCCGGTTCGACTGGCGGGGCAGCGGCCTCACCCGGCCGCTGCGCGCGGCCGGCTGGCTGGTCACGCTCGTGCTGACCAACCAGATCGCCTACTGGGTGGTGACCCGGCTCTCCACCACCATCGGCCAGCGCGCCGAGGACATGGAACTGGCGGGCGGCGCCGGCTACACCGCGTACAGCTACGCCTTTCAGCTGTGGGTGGTCCCGCACGGCATCGTGACCGTCTCGCTCGTCACCGCGCTGATGCCCCGGATGAGCCGGGCGGCGGCCGACAACGACCTGCCGGGCCTGCGGCGCGACGTCTCGTACGCCCTGCGCACCTCGGCCGCGGTCGTGGTGCCCGCGGTGGCCCTGCTGTTCGCGCTGGCACCGTGGGTGATGGGAGCGGTGTACGGATACGGGCTCACGGACGACGCGGACATCGCCGTGATGGCGGGCATGATGATGGCGTTCGCGCCCGGACTCATCGCCTACTCGGGGCAGTACGTGCTCTCCCGCGCGTTCTACGCGATGAGTGACACCCGCACGCCGTTCTTCCTCAATCTGGTGATCGCGGCGCTCAACGCCGGGCTCTCGGTCGCCGCGTATCTGCTGCTGCCGGTCCGCTGGGCCGTGACGGGAATGGCCGGCGCCTACTCCGTGGCGCTGTTCGCCGGCTTCGCGGCCACCGCGTACGTGCTGCACCGCAGGCTCGTCCGGGGCGGCGCCGCCGGGACCTCACCGGTGCGTTCGCCCACGCTGTGGGCGCAGCTCCGGCTGGTGGCGGCGGTCGTGCCCGCCGGGCTGCTGGGGTACCTGGCCGCCCGCGGCTGCGCGGAGCTCGGGGACTTCGCGGCGGTGGGCGCGGGCTCCCTCGTGCTCCTGTTCACGGTGGCGCTGCTGGCCCGGCCGCTCCGGCTGCGGGAGGTCGGCGCCGTGATCGCGGCGGGGCGTGGGCGGCTGCGGCGGGCGTGACCCGCCGGGCACCACCTGTCCGCTCACCTGCGGCACGGAGCGGAGCCCGTCACGGTACGGCTGCGGACCGAGCGGAGGGGGGCGGAGGACCGGCTGGTGACCGAGGTCGCGGACAGCGGTCCGGGTATCGACCCCGCCGTGCTGCCCCATGTCTTCGACCGCTTCTACAAGGCCGACGCCGCCCGCACCCGGTCGGCCGGCAGCGGGCTCGGACTGGCGATCACCCAGGAGAACGTACGGCTGCACGGCGGCACCGTGCGCGCCGCGGGCGGGCCCGGGGGCGGCGCGGTGTTCACCGTGGAACTGCCGCTGGAGGGACCGTGAGAGGCGTACGTGCCCTCGGCGCCCTGTTGCCCCTCGTCCTGCTGGCAACCGGGTGCGGGATACGGGCCACGGATGTCGTCGAGGTCGGTGACCCGGCGACCGTCGAGGTGGCGCCGGGCCGCGAACAGGGCACGCTGCTCTACTTCGTGTCCTCGTCGTCCGCGAGCCGGCTGATGCCCGTCGTACGGCCCAACGAGGTGCCGTTGGAGGGAAGTTCCTCGGACAGCGGTACGGAAGTGGCGTGGCGAGGGGCCGACAGGGCGGTCGCGCTGCTCTTCGAAGGGCCGAGCAAGAGCGAGGCCGCGACCGATCTGCGCACGGAACTTCCGTACCTCCGCGTCGAGTTGACCATCACTGTGGGCCCGAACGGCGTCTGGGTCCGGCTGAACGCACCCGTCACCACACTCTCCGAGGTCGCCCGCCAGCAGCTGATCTGCACCGCCGCACAGGCCCGCACCGCGGACCGGGGCGAGGCGGTGAAGGTGACCGGCACCGACGGTGTCATCGGGCCGGCCCACTGCTCCGTGTGACCGGAGCGCGTTCCGTTCTCCGCCTCCTGTCCGACCCCGCGCGGCAGGGAACTCAGCCCGTCGCCCGGTGCGAGTTGCGCGGCGCCGGTGCGGGGGTCTGCGCGGCGCGGGTCACGTCGGCGACGAGCTCCACCACGTCGGGGCCGTACGCCTGCGAGTTGATCACCTTCAGCAGCAGGCAGAAGGTGCTGTCGCCGTGCTTGCGGGCCAGCTTCTCGTGGTTGCGGGCCAGGTAGCGGGAGGCCGCCTGATTGGTGATCGCCTGCTGCCCGCAGAACAGGAACACCGGCCGGGCATCCTGACCGGTCGTCAGCCGCGCGAGCACCACGTACTCGGCGACCCCCTTCTCGACCCGGTAGCGCTCCGAACCGATCTGGAAGGCGTTGCGGTCCGGACCGGGTTCGGGATCGGTGTTCACCTTCACACCGGGCAGCAGCGAATGGAGATGGGCCGCCATCCGCCGGTTGGAGACCGGCCCGCCGACACAGAACTCGGTGCGCTCACCGATCCCCTGCTGCGCGATGTCGTGGGAGAGGATCTGCGCGTGTGCCGAGCAGTCCTTGATGAGTGCGGAGAGTTCCAGCAGGGCGAAGACGTCGTGGCGGTGGACGGAGCCGTCGCCGCTCGCGTCGCGGTTGACGACGAGAAGGCACTCGGAATTGCCCGGCAGCCCGAAGAACGCCTGCTTGCGGCGGAGCTTGCGGCGCCAGAGACAGGTGCGGGCGATCCAGCCCAGCGAGGCGCTGATGCCGGCGGCTATCACGCCCAGCACGATATTGCGTACGTCGTCAGTCATGGGCGGGCATGTTAGCGGGCATCCGGACTCGGCTTCCCGGCGGACCTGACGGGGCGGGCGGCGCGGCGTTACCCTGCGCGGACGATCCAGCACTGGAGGTGCGCATGCGACGTTCCGTTGCGCGGAATGTGTCGTTGTCGGCTGTTCTCGCCGCTGTCGTGACGGTCGGGGCGGCGGCCCCGTCCTCGTCCGCGCCACCGTCGGCGGCACCGTTGGCGGCGCTGCCCAAGTCACCTGTCGCGGTGGGCTACGGAGGGGCGGTCGCCAGTGTCGACGCGGACGCGTCGGCCGCCGGTATCGAGGTGCTCCGCAGGGGCGGCAACGCGGTGGACGCCGCGGTGGCGACCGCGGCGGCGCTCGGTGTGACGGAGCCCTACTCGGCAGGGCTCGGCGGAGGCGGCTACTTCGTCTACTACGACGCCAAGAGGCATACCGTGGAGACGATCGACGGCCGGGAGACCGCGCCGCGCAGCGCGGACTCCTCGCTGTTCCTGGAGAACGGCAAACCGCTCGCCTTCGACGAGGCCGTCACCAGCGGACTGGCCGTGGGCACGCCGGGCACCCCGGCCACCTGGGACGCCGCGCTCGACACCTGGGGCAGCAAGTCGCTGCGGCAGGTGCTGAAACCGGCCGAGCGGCTGGCCACGGACGGCTTCGTCGTCGACAGCACGTTCCGCTCGCAGACCGAGGGCAACCAGGCCAGGTTCGCCGACTTCCCGGCGACCAAAAAGCTCTTCCTGCCGGGCGGTCAACTGCCCGTGGTCGGCTCCGTGTTCAAGAACCCCGACCTTGCGCGCACCTACGAACAGGTGGGCCGCAAGGGCGTCGACGAGTTGTACCGGGGCGAGCTGGCCGACGACGTCGTACGGACCGTCCGCAATCCGCCCGTCGACCCGAAGTCCACCCGGGTGGTGCGGCCCGGCGACCTCACCGCGAAGGACCTGCGGTCCTACCGGGCGCTGCGACAGGCTCCCACGAAGGCCCGCTACCGCGGCCTCGACGTGTACGGCATGGCGCCCTCCTCGTCCGGCGGCACGAGCGTCGGCGAGGCGCTCAACATCCTTGAGTCCACGGACCTTTCGAAGGCGAGCGAGGCGCGGTATCTGCACCGCTACATCGAGGCGAGCCGGATCGCCTTTGCGGACCGCGGGCGTTGGGTGGGTGACCCGGCGTTCGAGGACGTGCCGACGCGGGAGCTGCTCGGTCAGCGGTTCGCCGATGCGCGGGAATGCCTGATCAAGGACGACGCGGTGCTGACCAGCCCGCTGGCGCCGGGCGACCCGAGGCACCCGGCCGACTGCGAGGCCGGTGGAACGGCCGCCCCCACGACGTACGAGGGGGAGAACACCACCCATCTGACCGCGGCCGACAAGTGGGGCAACGTCGTCGCGTACACCCTGACGATCGAGCAGACCGGCGGCAGCGGCATCACCGTGCCGGGGCGTGGCTTCCTGCTCAACAACGAGCTGACGGACTTCTCGTTCGCGCCCGCCAACCCCGCGGTCCACGACCCGAACCTGCCCGGTCCGGGCAAGCGCCCGCGCTCGTCCATCTCGCCGACGATCGTGCTGAAGCACGGCGAGCCGGTGCTGGCCCTGGGCTCGCCCGGTGGTGCCACGATCATCACGACCGTGCTTCAGTCGCTCATCGGCACGGTCGACCGGGGGCTCCCGCTGGTCGACGCCATTGCGGCGCCGCGCGCCAGCCAGCGCAACTCGGCGACGACGGAGCTCGAACCGGGGCTGTGGAACAGCCCGGTCCGGGCGGAACTGGAGTCGCTGGGGCACGCCTTCAAGCTCAACCCGGAGATCGGCGCGGCGACGGGTGTGCAGCGACTGCCGGACGGGCGTTGGCTGGCGGCCGCGGAGAAGGTGCGCCGGGGCGGGGGCTCGGCGATGGTCGTGACGCCGAGCGGCCGCCCGTGACGGTGGGCGGCCTCCGGCCGCGATCGATGACGATGCGTCAATAGCGTTCCGTACGGGGCTGGTTCCTTGTGTTCATTAACGAGGAACCAGCCCCATGGTCTTGACGGAGGCATCCGCCCGGGGCCATGTTGTGCGCGTCGGTAAGGAAGGTTTCCTAATGGAAGGGCACCCCCACTGTGCGTACCAGAACGCTCGCCCTCGCCGCCGCTTCCGGCGCCGCCCTGCTCGCGGCCGTCACCCTGACCCCGGCCGCCCACGCCGGTCCGGTCCGGGCCGGAGCGGACCTCAAGGAGGGCTCCGTCAGCGCGGCCGATCTGCTGGCCAAGGTCACCTCGTGTTCGCAGATATCCAACGGCAAGTACCGTACGGACGAGGAGACTTCGGCAACCATCCCGGTCTGCGGCAAGAACGGCGCCGTGTTCTGGAAGGCCGACATGGACATCGACTGCGACGGCGAGATCACCACCGCCTGCAACGAGGACACCGACCCGTGGTTCCAGAACGGGACGGCGTTCGAGACCTCCGCCGGAAAGCCCCTGAACGCCGAGAAACTGCCGTACGTCGTCGTCCCGAGCGTCAGCAGCATCTGGAACTTCGGCGATGCCGGAATCAAGGGCGGTGGCGTCGTCGCCGTCATCTACAACAACAAGGTCGAGTACGCGGTCGTCGGCGATACCGGCCCCAACAGGATCATCGGTGAGGCCTCGTACGCCACCGCCGAGGCCCTCGGTATCGACCCCGATCCGGAGACCGGTGGCGCGGAATCCGGCGTCACCTACATCCTGTTCAAGAACTCCAAGGTGTCGCCGATCGAGAGCCACAGTGCCGCCGTCACCGCCGGCGACGCCCTCGCCAAGCAGTTCATCCAGAACAACTAGGGCCGCTCGTTCGGCTCATGCCGGGCTCGCGTGCCCCGGTCCCTGATCCGGCCTGATCCAAACCAAAGACCCTGGGGCCGGACGGACCCCAGGGCGTCACAGCGCGGTCAGGATGCGCGGGCCGTCGTCGGTGATCGCCACCGTGTGCTCGGCGTGCGCGGCACGGCTGCCGTCGGACGTGCGCAGTGTCCAGCCGTCCCGGTCCGGATGGAAGGCGTCCTTGCCGCTGCCGATCAGCATCGGCTCGATCGCCAGCACCATCCCGTGCCGCAACGGCATGCCGCGGCCCGGTCGTCCCTCGTTGGGGACGGCCGGGTCCTCGTGCATCGACCGGCCCACGCCGTGGCCCCCGAACCCTTCCGGAATGCCGTACCCCGCGTTGCGGCAGACCGTGCCGATCGCATGCGCGATGTCGCCGATCCGATTGCCGACGACCGCCGCAGCGATGCCCGCCGCCAGCGCCTCGAAGGCCGTCTCGACCAGGCGGGTGTCGGCGGGCCGGGCGCGGCCGACGGTGAAACTGATCGCCGAGTCGCCGGCCCAGCCGCCCAGCGTCGCGCCCGCGTCGATGCTCACCAGATCGCCGTCGCGCAGCCGCTGGTCGGTCGGGATGCCGTGCACGATCGCGTCATTGACCGACGCGCAGATCACGGCGGGGAAGGGGGTGGGCGCGAAATGCGGCCGGTAGTTCAGGAAGGGTGACCCGGCGCCGGCGTCACGCAGGACCCCGCGGGCCACCTCGTCCAGTTCGCGCAGGGAGATGCCGACCTTCGCGGCCTCCCGCACGGCGGTCAGAAGTTGCGCCACGACCCGGCCGGTCTCGCGCATGGCTTCGATGGATGTGTCTGTCTTGAGCTGCACCATGCCAATTACTATACCGGTCTCAGTGGTATTAGAATGACGGCATGGTACGAACCCCCCTGACCCCGGAAGAGCGCCGTCGCGGCGAACGCCTCGGAGTGCTGCTCCGTGAGGCGCGCGGCGGACGCAGCATGGTCGAGATCGCGGCGAGCGCCGGAATCTCCGCCGAGACGCTGCGCAAGATCGAGACGGGCCGCGCCCCCACCCCCGCCTTCTTCACGGTCGCGGCGCTGGCCGGGGCGCTCGGACTGTCGATGGACGAGATCCTCACCCGCTGCGCCCCGGAGCCGGACGTGGTGCCGCTGGCCGGGTAGGGTCTGACTGCATTCCCCGTCGCCGCGCTTCGACCGCATCGTGGTCGAAAAGCGCGCGTAGCCGTGCCGTAACACGGCTGATGTCCAATGCCTGCGGACTGGAAGGCTCCGGTCGACGTCGGCGAGGGCAGAGATGACTGAGCGTCAATATGCTTGGGAAGTACGGGAGTTCACGCAGTACCTCCGGGATGTCGTGGCGCTGCTGGACCCCGGCAGCGGCTGGTACGGACTCTTCTGCCGGCGTGATCCTGCCGGGATGCGCGCCTGTCTCGACGGCGCCGAGATTCCGCCCTGGGACGTGATGGAGTCGCTCTTCCGCGATCTGGCGGCCATGCGCGGCACGGCGTTCGCGCAGCGCGAGTCGGTGCGGGCCGCCGGGCTGTACGCCGCCTCGGTGGCCGCCCACGACCGTCGCCCGGGCGGGCGGCAGCTGCTCGACGAGCGGCTGGAGCTGATGCAGCGGGAGCGGGCGCACGCTGCCCAGCGGCTCCGGGCCGCCGGTGCGGGCGGTGCGACGCCCCCGGACATGGAGGCGGTCGCCTGGGCCAGGGACGACCACGAACGGGCCACGGCCCGCTGCTCGGAGCTGCGCGGACGCCTGGCGGCGCTGGCGGTGCCGAAGGGCCCGGTCCGTACGGAGGAGCCGGACCGGGCCGGGGAGGCCGAACCGGTGCGCGGCCCGGATCTCCCGCCTTCCGTCGCCCCCCGGTCACCTGCCCCCCGGCGCAGGAAGCCACGCGGTGCCCGGTTCGCGGGCCTCGATGTCGCCGACGATGCCGATGCCCCGTTCGTGACCGCCTCCGTCCTGCCCCTCCCGCCGACCACCGCCGCCGTGCCACGCGGAGCCCGCTTCGCCGCCGCCCCGGCCGGCGACGACACGTCCGCGGCCCCTGCCCGCGCCGCCGCCCCGGACCCGGAGGTCCGCCGGGCCGCCGCGGGGGTCGTCGAACGGCTGCTCCGGCTGCGGGCCGGAGGCCGCAGTGGCGAGGCGCATGTCGTGCTCTGCGAGGCGGCAGGCTGGCCCGCGGACCGGCTGCCGGTACTCGCCGTCGAGCTGCATCGCGCGGGCCTCGATGCGGACTGGGCCACCCTGCTGTGGGAGGTGGCCTCGCTGCCGCCCGCCGAACTGGCCGCGGTGGCAGGCGCGTTGGATGCCTCGGGGCGCCCCGACGACTGCGGGCAGCTGCTTCGCCAGGGCGTGGCGAGGCCGGCCGGGGAGATCGCCGATGCGGTGGTGGCCCTGGAGCGAGCCGGGCAAAGGGCGCAGGCGCAGGCACTGCTGGGCGCCTTCATCCGCGTACGGACTCCGCAGGACGCGGCGCGGGTCGCGGCGGGCGATCCGCGCCATCTCGTACCGCAGGTGCTGGCCGCGGCCCGAGCGATGTCGCCGGCCAGGGAGCGGGATGTCGTGCACGCCCTGCGGGTGGCGGGCATCGCGGGCGCGCCCTGAGGCCTGTCCGTCGGAGCAGGGCGGACAGGCCCCTTGCCCTTCGTTCGGATCAGGCCGGATCGTGGGATGGGCGCTCGACGTGATTGTTGAGCCGCGTCGCCGGGTCCATTCCCGGCGGTGGTGGGTAGAACCGCCGGGCCCAGCGCCGGAACGGACCGATCGGGCCGTCGCCGGGAGCGAGTCGCGGTGGTTGCTGGTACTGCTTGTGATGCCAGATCGGGAAGTCCGCGGCGGTGAACTCACAACTGGACCGGAAGACGGCGCCGTCCAGCAGCCTGGCCGCGGTCCGGCTCACCGCACGTGCGAGCGGGGCCGGCAGCCGGCCCGGCTCGGCGAAGGAGATGCGGTTGCGCTGCCGGAACTGCATCCGGTTGGGCGCGATCGCCGTCGGCATCACCATCGTGCACATCCGCAGGCCCAGCCGGGGCGTGTGCACGTCGGCGTGCAGACAGCCGAGTCCGTAACCGTCCACATCCACGTCCACGACGAAGCTGCCCAGCAGCGGCGCCGACTCGTGGGCCCGCATGGACACGTGGAACGTGGCATCGTCGTAGACCACGGGTCCGCCGATCTCGGCCTTGTCCCAGCCGTGCAGGGTGGCGAAGTGCCCGAGGTCCACCGAGTTCTCGATGACTTCCTGGACATTGCCGGCCAACTCCCAGGCGGCGCTGCGGGCGGGCCGGTGACCGATCTCGTGCCAGGTGGGGATGAACCAGTCCGGAGCCCGGCCGTCGTGGTGCCGCCAGACGAACACGGCTCCGTTGACCTCGTGCACCGGCAGCTGCGACAACGGCGACCTCGGCGGCGTCGTGTCGTAGCCGGTACGCACACACGTGCCGTCCGGGCCGAACGCGAAGAAGTGGAAGGGGCATACGAGATCGTCCCCGTCGACCTTCGCCAGCCCGAGATGGGCGCCCAGGTGCGGGCAGTACGGACGGATGGCGCGGACCGCCCCCGTGCCGAGCCGGTACAGCACCACGTCCTCACCCGCCAGCGGCCGGGTGAGGACGGTGCCCGGCCGCAGCTCTTCGGAGAACGCCAGCGCGGACCAGCCGCTCGGACAGGGCAGGGCGGGCGCGCCCGCGGTGTCGGCCGGTGTCGGCCCCTCGCTGATGGCGCGCCCGTACTCGCGTGACAGTCCCACCACGTCCCCTTCCGGAATCAGGTCACCTGGAGACTGCCCAGACCTCTCCGAGATCATCGCGGTATGCCGCACATCACCCGAACGGGAGGAAAAGTGGAGGAAGTTGACGAGTGGCTACCGTGCCTGCTGCTCGTACCCCACGAGCCGGACGCAGACGGCGAGCCCCGCGATCGCCTGCTCCAGCTCCGTGAGCCCCGGGTAGCTGGGCGCGATCCGGATGACCGCGTCGCGCGGGTCGTCGCCGTACGGGTGCGTGGCGCCGGCCGGGGTCAGCACGATGCCCGCCTCGGCGGCACGGCGCACGACCTCCTTGGCGCAGCCGTCCGGCACCTCCAGGGTGACGAAGTACCCGCCCTTGGGCGAGGTCCAGGCCGCGAGCCCGGTACCGCCGAGCTCGGCGTCCAGGATCCGGGCCACCACCTCGAACTTGGGCTGCAGCAGGGCGCGCTGGCGCTCCATGTGGCCCCGCACCCCGTCGGCGTCCCGCAGGAACAGGACGTGCCGCAGCTGGTTCACCTTGTCCGGGCCGATCGAACGCTTGGCGTTGTTGCCGAGCAGCCACTGGAGGTTCGCCGTCGACGAACCGAAGAACGCGACGCCCGCGCCCGCCGCGGTGATCTTCGAGGTGGAGCCGAACACGAACGCCCGGTCCGGGTTCCCGGCCTCGCCACAGGCGCCGAGCAGATCGGCGATCTCGACGGGTTCGTCGGTGAGGTGGTGGGCGGCGTAGGCGTTGTCCCAGAAGATCCGGAAGTCGGGAGCGGCGGTGCTCATGGAGGCGAGCCGGGCCACGGTCGCGTCGCTGTAGCAGACGCCGTCCGGGTTGCTGTACTTCGGCACACACCAGATGCCCTTGATCGCCGGGTCCTCGGCGACGAGCCGCTCCACGACCTCCATGTCCGGACCCTCGGCGGTCATCGGCACCGGGATCATGTCGATCCCGAACCGCTCGCAGAGCGCGAAGTGCCGGTCGTAGCCGGGTACCGGACACAGGAACGCGATCCGCTCCTGATCCACCCAGCGCGACTCGGCGCCGGGCAGCACGCTCAGCAGGGCGTGCACCAGACAGTCGTGCATCAGCTCAAGGCTGGAGTTCCCGGCCGCGAGCAGCTGGCCGGCCGGCACCTGGAGCACCCCGGCGAAGATCTCCCGGAGCTCGGGCAGTCCCTGCAGCCCGCCGTAGTTGCGTACGTCCGTGCCGTCGGCGGAGGTGTGCCGCCCGCCGGGCAGGCTCAGCAGGTCCTCGGAGAGGTCGAGCTGCTCGGGGGCGGGCTTGCCCCGGGTGAGGTCGAGCGAGAGCCCGAGTCCCGCCAGGTCCTGGTAGTCCTGACGGGCCCGGTCGAGGAGCCCGGACAGGGCGTCGGGGCTCAGCTCGGTGGTCATGGTGTTTCCTCTCGCAGGTGCCGCTCGGATGGGGGCGCCTGCCGAGAATACAAACCGGCGCGGAGGACCATTGGCCCGGGAGCCCGGAGCCCGGTGCCCGGACCGGGATCAAAGCACGCGGACCCGTTGTCGGTGCCGCGTGCTTTGATCCCCGGTATGACAGACCGGGCTTCCTTCCCCGGTTCTTCGGTGCCGGCCGGCCTGGGCCCGGATCGACGCCTGGCTCCGCACACACGCCCCGGAGTCCTGCGACCTGCTCGCACCGCCCGCGGACCCGGCCGCGGTGGAGGAGGCGCAGGTCAGGATGGGGCTGCGGTTCCCGCCCGATCTGCTGGCCTCGCTCGCCTGAAGGCGAGGGATGGCCGTCCCCGGCCGCCTACCTCGAAGAGGTCGCCGACGTGCTGGAGCGCGGCGGTGTGATCGGCGGATACCGGGCGCCCTTCCTGACCGCCGACGGCGAGCTGTGGTGGGACTCCAAGGACAGCCATGAACTGAACGGCGAACCCCTGACCCCCGCCCCCACCATGCCCACCGCCTGACCGGCTGGGCGTGTGGACCGCACGGGTGTGAAACATGATCGACTCCGCCGGTTCACGGCGATGGTCTTGCCCCGCTGTGTGACGGGGCTTACGTTCTCCTCTACGCACGTGTCTACGGGCGTAGAAACGCGTTGAGGCTCTCTGACGCCGCGTCGAAGGAGCAGCTCATGTCCCAAGTCGTACGCGCCGCACTCGTCCAGGCGACCTGGACCGGCGACACCGAATCCATGATCGCCAAGCATGAGGAGCATGCACGCGAGGCCGCCCGTCAGGGCGCGAAGATCATCGGTTTCCAGGAGGTGTTCAACGCCCCCTACTTCTGCCAGGTGCAGGATCCCGAGCACTACCGCTGGGCCGAGGCCGTCCCGGACGGGCCGACCGTCCGCCGGATGCAGGAACTCGCCCGCGAGACCGGCATGGTGATCGTCGTGCCGGTCTTCGAGGTCGAGCAGTCCGGTCTTTACTACAACACCGCCGCCGTGATCGACGCCGACGGCTCCTATCTCGGCAAGTACCGCAAGCACCACATCCCGCAGGTCAACGGGTTCTGGGAGAAGTACTACTTCAAGCCCGGCAACGTCGGCTGGCCGGTCTTCGACACGGCCGTCGGCAAGGTCGGCGTCTATATCTGCTACGACCGGCACTTCCCCGAAGGGTGGCGTCAACTCGGCCTCAACGGTGCCCAGTTGGTCTACAACCCGTCTGCCACCTCGCGCGGTCTCTCCGGCTATCTCTGGCAGCTGGAACAGCCCGCGTCCGCTGTCGCCAACGAGTACTTCGTCGCCGCGATCAACCGCGTCGGCCAGGAGGAGTACGGCGACAACGACTTCTACGGAACCAGCTACTTCGTCGACCCGCGTGGCCAGTTCGTCGGTGAGGTCGCCAGCGACAAGGAGGAGGAACTCGTCGTGCGCGACCTCGACTTCGGTCTCATCGACGAGGTCAGACAGCAGTGGGCGTTCTACCGGGACCGCCGCCCCGACGCGTACGAAGGACTGGTGGAGCCGTGAGCA from Streptomyces sp. NBC_01591 includes:
- a CDS encoding nitrilase-related carbon-nitrogen hydrolase gives rise to the protein MSQVVRAALVQATWTGDTESMIAKHEEHAREAARQGAKIIGFQEVFNAPYFCQVQDPEHYRWAEAVPDGPTVRRMQELARETGMVIVVPVFEVEQSGLYYNTAAVIDADGSYLGKYRKHHIPQVNGFWEKYYFKPGNVGWPVFDTAVGKVGVYICYDRHFPEGWRQLGLNGAQLVYNPSATSRGLSGYLWQLEQPASAVANEYFVAAINRVGQEEYGDNDFYGTSYFVDPRGQFVGEVASDKEEELVVRDLDFGLIDEVRQQWAFYRDRRPDAYEGLVEP